The Sorangiineae bacterium MSr11954 DNA segment AGGGCGCGCAGCGGTGCCAGATCGGCGAAGCCGTGTTCGGGTTCGACCGTCGCGAGGCGGATCGCGTTGGCCTTTATCCAATCGATCACGGCCGGTGGGGGTGGACCGGGTTGGCCTACGGGGTCGAGCAAGAAGTCGACGGTGTCGCGGCCGGTGGGGAGCGCTCTTCGGGCGGCCGCCGCGCGGGGGCCGCAGGTGGCGTCGGCGTGGTAGTCTCCGTCGGGGACGGAGGTGTGGAAGGTGCCGGTGGCGTCGCTTTCGACCAGGAAGACGTCGCCGTTTTCGCCGAGGCCGCGTGCAAGGCGAACTTCGGCGCCGCCGCACGGGCGGCCGTCGCGATCGCGGACACGGCCCGACAAGCGCCGTCCGCCGCGGCCAAGCTGCAATTGCAACGCGGTGGTTCCTGGTGCGACGTCGCCGATCCACGCGGCGGTGCCGTCGGGCGCGGTCGCCGTGACGCCGTAGCGATGTCCGGCGCTCGCCGGGAGGCGGAAGCTACCATCCGCGCCACTGGCGACGTGCACGAAGTGCGCTCCCGACGGATCGAACAAGCCGAGGGGAACCCGCGCGACCGTGGCGCCACGCACCCCGCGCCCCGCCGGATCGACGATGCGACCCACGATGGCAGCGTCGCCTGCACCGGCGGTGTCGTCCGCACCCGCAGTGCCGCCCGCGCTGGCGGTGCCGCCCGCGCTGGGTTCCACCGCGGCCGGCGCACCACGATCGCGCGGGGAATGCGCCGCCGGACACCCCACGAGCATCGCCAGCACCGGGATCCCGTAGCGTGCGCCGCGCAGGACGGCTCGGTGCGTCTTCGACGAGGACGTCGCGCCAATCCGCGGAGCACCCGGCGAGGCCGTTGCGCCAATCCGGGGAGCTCGCGGCGAGGCCGTCGCGCCAATCCGCGGAGCGCCCGGCGAGGCCGTTGCGTCAATCCGGGGAGCTCGCGGCGAGGCCGTCGCGCCAATCCGCGGAGCTCGCGGCGAGGTCGTTGCGCCAATCCGCGGAGCACCCGGCGAGGCCGTTGTGCCAATCCGCGGAGCGCGCAGCGAGGACGTCGCGTCAATCCGCGGAGCTCGCGGCGAGGCCGTTGCGTCAATCCGCGGAGCACCCGGCGATGCCGTTGCGCCAATCCGCGGAGCACCCGGCGAGGTCGTTGCGCCAATCCGCGGAGCACCCGGCGAGGCCGTTGCGCCAATCCGCGGAGCGCGCAGCGAGGGCGTTGCGTCAATCCGCGGAGCGCCCGGCGAGGCCGTTGCGCCAATCCGCGGAGCGCGCAGCGAGGACGTCGCGCCAATCCGCGGAGCGCCCGGCGAGGCCGTTGCGCCGACCCGATGATCCCCCGACGAAGACATGGTACCCATCGAAGAGAACTACGAAGGTGGCGGCCCCTCGGAGTAGTCGTCCTCGAGCGAAATCGACCGGGGTGCGTCCCCGCGCACCTGCTCCATGCGCGCGCGCCCGACCCGTTCGAAGACGGTCAGCGCCCCGTTGGCCAAGGACGCGAGGCACGCCATGGTCATGTCGAAGTGGTCCTCGAGGGTGTCGTAGAGATCGTCCAGATCGATGCGCAGAAGGACGAGATCTTCCGCCGCGCACGCGTCGAACCAGCGCGGCCGCTGGGCGAGGATTTCGATCAGGCCGAGCGGCGCCAGCCGGCCAAGGTGGAAGTGGAGCGCGTCGCCCCCGGGCCGGATGCGGGTGCTCGTGACCGCGCCCGAGATGATCACGCCGCCCCATGAGGCCTCGTCGCCCGCCTTCCAGAGATCGGCGCCGGCGGGGATGCGGACGAGGGTCGTCGTTCGGCCGAGGGCCGCCAAGCCATCGATGCTCGCCTGGGTGAAGATGATCACCTGCCGCAAGATGAGCATCTGCTCCACCGGATCGGGGTCGGTCGGCAGCTGGGGCGGGTTGGGCGGCGACGCCAGATCCTGAAGGAGCTCGTCGAAGGGGTACGAGTGGATGAAGTTCAGAAGAACGCGGGTGAGCCCGCGGAAGATGTGGACCACGACATCGAAGTCGTCTTCGAGGATGCCGTGCAAGACCCCGGTCGGGATCTCGAGCATCACGGTGTCGCGCGTGGTGCGCACCGACTGCCGCGAGGCCCCGGCGAAGAACTCGAAGGCGCCGAGCACCGCGTGGCGCGGTAGCTTCCAGGTCTCCCCCGTGGCGACGAAGCCCTCGGCCTCGCCCTCGACGATGATGCGAAGGTGTTCGATGGTTTCGCCGTCGTGTTGGAACACCGTTCCCGCCGGGAAGAACACCTCCGTCATGTGCTCGGAGAACGTGGCGAGGCGCTCCTGCGGCAAGGTGCCCAAGAGGGGCACCTTGCGGAGAAAGAGGAAACGGTCGATCGGATCGACGAACCGCATGATCCCTACGAGAGCACGGCGGCGCCTCGTTTGGCGGCATAATGACCGGCCACGGCGCGCACAGTCCGAACGGTGCCGCGAAACATCAGCCCAGCGCCGCACGAAGAGCCGAGGGATCGTGCGCATCACGCTCGGCCGCGACCCGGACCGTATGAGCGGGCTCGAGCAATTCGTTCATCTATGAGAGCACGGCGGCGCCCATCTTGGCGGCATAATGACCGGCCACGGCGCGCACAGTCCGAACGGTGCCGCGAAACATCGGCCCAGCGCCGCACGAAGAGCCGAGGGATCGCGCGCACCACGCTCGGCCGCGACCCGGACCGTGCGAGCGGGCTCGAGCAGCTCGTTCATCCTACGAGAGCACGGCGCCGCCCATTTTGGCGGCATAATGACCGGCCACGGCGCGCACGGTCCGAACGGTGCCGCGAAACATCGGCCCAGCGCCGCACGAAGAGCCGAGGGATCGTGCGCACCACGCTCGGCCGCGACCCCGACCGTACGAGCGGGCTCGAGCAGCTCGTTCATCCTACGAGAGCACGGCGCCGCCCATTTTGGCGGCATAATGACCGGCCACGGCGCGGACGGTTCGATCGGAGCCCCGGAGCATCGGCTCCAGCGCCGCGCGAAGATTCGAGGGATCGTGCGCGTCGCGCTCGGCGGCGACCCGGATCGTGCGGGCGGGCTCGAGCACTTTGTTCATCTCGTCGAGGAGCACGGCGAGCCTTCGCCCCAATGGCCCGCTGACCGCGTTCTCCAGGAGCTCGCGGCCGCTGTCGCGCAGGCGGGCGTTCTTGCTCTTGAGCGCCGCCGCGATCTGCTCCCAATCCTCGCCGGGGTGGGTGAGCCCGATGAGGCGGAGGACCCGCTCGAGCGCGTGCGCGAGCTGATCGGCGAGCAGCGATGCGAGCAGGTCGTGCACGGGGCGGAGCTCGGCGCGGGTGGGCACCGCCATGAGCCTCTCGTACCACGACAGGATTTCGTGCGCCTGCTCCAGGTTGCGATCGAAGAGCGGCATCAGGTGGGCGATGTCGACGTCGACCTTGGCCCCGTTGGCGACCAGGCGCCCCAGCCCGCGCAGCGCTTTGTAGCGCACCGTTCCATCGGGGTGCGTTTGCAAGAGGCGGAGCAGAATGGGCGCCGCGAGCTCCGGCGCGAAGCGGCTGATCGAGCGCGGCAAGTGCACGAGCACCCCGCGCGGCGCGGTGTCGATGGCCGAGGTGAGCGCGGTGAGGGCCGCGCCCCCGATGCGGACCAGCGCGCGCCGCGCGGGCTCGCGCGTTCGGTAATGTTCGAGCATCGCGATGAGCTCGGGGAGCGCCTCCGGCGCGGGATCGATTTGAAGGGCGCGCGCGATGGCGGCCCTCACCTCCAGATCCCCGTGCTCGGCCAGGGGGAGGGCGGCGAGGAGCAAGGTGTGCGCGCGGGTGGTGGCGAGCGCCGCCAGGACCGCACGTTGCGCGCGCGGATCGCCCTCGGGCCCGAAGATGCTCGCGATGCGGGCGATGTCCTCCGGCTTTTGCAGCCCCCGCGCCCAGAGCTCGACCATCGCGGTGGCGCGAACACCGGTGTCGGGATCGTCGAGGCAGGCGCGCACGCGATCGCGGTCGAAGGCGAGGGTGGCGGCGGCATGCACGGCGCGCACGCGCACATCGGCGTTCTCGTGCGCGACCAGCCGCCAGGCGAACACCCCTGCGTCGCGGCGCTTGGCGTGGACGAAGAGCTCGAGGGCGCGGATCACCACGCGCGCGCTCGGGTGGTACAGGATGAGCGTGGGGATCAGCTGCACCTTGCCGCGGTCCACCAGGACCTCCATGGCGGCGATGACCTCGTCGTCCTTGGGGCTGCTGAGGGCGCCCACCAGGACCTCGAGGCTGGTCAGGTCCAGGGTGGGCAGCGCCGCTTGCGTGTTGAAGGCGCCCTCTTCCACCATGGTGCGAAAGAGCTCCACGTGCGGCCCGCGCAAGCGCCGGACCAGGACCAGCCACGCGGCCGATCCCACGGCCAACACCGCGGTGAGCACGCGCAGCGGCACATGGGCGGGGGTGAGCAGGATCGCCACCGAGGCCAGCGCCTGCCCGCCGCGCTGGGTCATCACGTCGATCAAGGTCTTGGCCCGGCTTCGGATCGAATCGGCGACCGGCACGAAGAGGAGCTCGACCGAGGTGCGGTGGAGCGAGAAGCGCAAGGTGCCGTCGACCAGGCGCATGGCCACCGCCAAGGCCACCACCGGCCCCAAGGTGCCCGCCATGGCGCCTACCAGCAGCAGCGCCGGAAGGACGCTGAGCGATCCCACCGCGCCGTGCACCCGAATCATCCGCGGCACCACCACGGTCTGGCTCGCGGCGCTGAAAAAGTTGGTCGCCAGCGCCACCGTCGCCAACGTGGCGCCCAGGCTCTCCGGCGCCACGCGCGCGACCAGCGCCCGCTTGAACACATAGTCGAGCAAGGTCAATGTCACGGTCGACGCCAGGGCCATCGCGCCGATACGTTGAATATACATGTTTCCGAACGCCTCGCGGAACGACGCCGGGCTCGCGCCGCCGCCCTCGCTGCGCCGCGAGGGCTCGCCCGGATCCGCGTCGGTCGCCTGCAAGCGGTGCGCGCCGCACCGTCCGAGCCAGAACGACAGGAGCCCCGCCAGGCCGAAGCCCGCGGCCGAGAGCACGATGAGCGCGCGCGCCGGCGCCACCAGGAAGAGCCCGCGCGCGAGCGCTGCGCCGGCCACCCCGCCGAGGATGGCGCCCAGCCCGATGCGCGCATACACGCGCTTGGCCTCGCCCAAGGTAAAAATGCGCGCCATGGTCGACCAAAACTGCGCGACGGCGTTGGCGCCGACCAGGCCGGACCAGAGGTACAGCGCATAGTAGAACCTGCGATCCTCGCCCGTCGCCACCAGCGCAAACGCCACGGTCCCCAGCGCGGCGATCCCCAGGCCCGCGCCGAGGCGCGCGGGCGTGGTGGCGGGCGAGCGGCCTTTCCCCATCCTCGCGGGGAGCATCACCGTGATGGCGGAGATGCCCGCGATGGCCAAGTACATCCACGGCAGGTGCTCGAGCGGCACCTTCTCGAGAAACAGCGCGTCGCGCGCGGTCTCCAGCATCGTATGCGCGGCGAGCAGCGCGCCGATGGTCAGCGAAGCGCGGTGAACGAGCCGTTCGATGTCGCCGAGCGTGGAGGCCACGATGGTGCGAACCTATCGCGCGCGCTCCGGGCGTGCCAACAAGTTGTGTTCACGCCGCCGTCACATCGCGCGGCGCGCGATGGTGCCGCGGAAGTCGATTGGGAGCGGCACGGCGGAGGGGACGATGGTCGACGCGGCCTCGCTCGCGAGCTCGATGCGGTATCGGGTGGTCGCGAGGTACGCGAAGAGGGCGAGCTGGATGGTCCCGAGCTGCGCGCCGATGCACGCGGTGGGGGACCACCCGAAGGGCACGTAGCGGCCCGCGTGGTCGGCCTCGTTCGACCAGCGGTCGGGATCGAAGGTGTCGGGATCGTTCCAGTGCTTGGGATCGCGGTGAACGATGTACGGGCTCACTTGAAAGGCCTGCCCGGGCTCGAGGTGAAAGGCGCCCACATCGATGGGCGCCCGGGCGACGCGCGTGAGGATCGCCGGCGCGCTCCACATGCGCAGCGCCTCTTTGACGAACCGATGGGTGACGGGCGCGGTGCGCGCGGGCGCGGCATAAAACGCGGAGGGCGCCAAGGGAGCGAGCTCCGCCTGGAGTCGCGCGGCCCACGTTGGGTGGTGCGCGATCGCGTGCAGGAGGCACGCGGCCACGGCACCCGGCGGACCCGACACGGCGGTGAGCACGGTGGTGATGGCGTAGGCCGCGCGGTCCATGCCCAGCACAGGGAGCATGTCCACCATCGGATCGGTCAAATCGAGCTGCCGCGGGCTCTTGCCGCGGGCGCGTCGGGCGAGCTCGCGCCGCACGATCCGGCCCGCGCGGACCTGCACGAGGACGCGCTGCATGGATCGCCACGCGGACTCGGGCTCGGCCCGCAGCGCGAGCAGCCGCTCCAATTTCATGGCCTGATCGCGCTGGACGCGGGCTCGTTCATCGCGGGAGAGCCCGGCGATCACGGTGGGGAGCAGCGCGTACGTGGCCACCTCCTGCGCGGCCCAGACGAGATCGAGCTCGCGGCCGAGGCGCGCGTCCAGGAGCGCCTCCATGCGCTGGGCGAGCTGGGCGATGCTGGGGGGCTCGGAGAGTCGCCGCAGCTGCGGATACCACGCGGCGCGAACGTCTCGCCACGATACGCGGGGGCTCCTTCGTCCGCGCACGAGATCGACGAGGCGATCGGGCAAGGTCAGATCGCGAAAGTTGGTGGTGTTGGCCGTCTGGGCGGCGGAGGGATCGAAGACGGCGAGCTCGCCTCGCGGCGTCCAGAAAAGGCCGCCTTCGGCGTGGCTCCGATCCCGCAGATCGCGCACCGTCGTATCCATTCGTTCGTGCGAGCTCGTCATGGGGCCTCGCGAAAGAAAAGGCGGCGGGCGAGCCGGGCCCGCCCGCCGCGGGTTGCTAAATGTGGTGGTACAGGTACCAGAAGTTGTGGATGCCTCCGTAGCCGCCCGCGCGGTACCGCACGTTGAGGGCTGCCAGGGTGGCATGGGCGATTTTGCGTATCATTCCGAGTTCACCTCCTTTCGACGGGAGCGATGTGCTCCTCGTTTCATCGCGGCCCCGACCTTCGTCGAAGGTGGAGCGCGAAGCGCGGCGGGGCGAGGGCCGGGCCGATGTGCGGCCGAGGGTCGATCGTCTCCGCGGTGAGCGCATAGTCGCCCGCGAGGATCCGCAGAATGTCCTCGACCAACTGCATGGATAGCGACCCTGCCGCGCAGGCGTGGGGCCCGAATCCAAACGGCATGAAGGCGCGCTTGGTCTCGGGCGACGCCCAGCGTTGGGGCCGAAATCGTCGGGGCTCGTCCCAATATTTTGGATTGCGGTGCACGAGGTAGGGGCAGACGACGACGTAATCCTTCGGCGTGACCCGAACGCCCAGCACGTCGTGCGTTCGTGCGGGGCGGCGCGCCAACATCCACGCCACCGGCCAGAGTCGCAGCGCCTCGCGAACGATCCATGCCGGCTCGGCGCGCACGTCGGGGTGCGTGCCGAGCAGGTACACCGACCAGCCGAGGGTGAACCCCACCGAGCCGGCGATGGCGAAGACGAACGAGAGGTACACCTCGACCAAATCCGAAATGGCCGCATCCGGCGGCGCGCCGCGCGCGACGACGTCGAGCAAATCGGCCGGCTCTCCGGTGCCCTTGCGGCTCTCTTCGAGGGCGCGCCCGAGCTCCATCGCCACGCGAAACCGGAGCACCGCGCGCCCGAGCCGCGATTGCCGCTCGCGCGCCCCGGCGAGAACGGCGCGCGCCACCACGTCGTCGAGGGTTCGTCGCAGGGGCGAGGGGGGTGAGCTCGAACGCGCGGGCGCATTCGAACGCCCGCGCGAGCTCCAACGCGAACGCGAGCCCGAGCGCGCAGGCGAAAGCAGCGCCTCCGCCAGGTGCGCGTAGACGAGGCGATTGCCGGCATCCGGCCATTCGCTCACCGGTGCGAGCATGCGCACGGCATCGCCGAGCCGCCCTGCGTGCGCCGTTCGATGCGCGGTGAGCAGCGCCCGCGCCGACCCCCCGATGGCGACTTGCGCCGCGCGCGGCCCGAACGTTCCGCGGCGCGTTCGAAAGAAGTCCGAGTGCTCTTCGTACGCGCCCTCGGCGTTGGCCAAGATGGCACGCGCCGCGTCGGCGTTGGCGATGCAAAGCTTTTGGCCCGGCAACCAAATCGCCTCCCCGGCGCTTGGAAAGACGCGATCCAAGAACGACAGCGGCTCGTGCGCCGTCGCGCGGCCGGCGGCGCCGTCGCGCCCAGCCCGCGCGGCCACGGAGTCCGTTTCAATCCTCCCCGTGCCGGTCGCACTCTTCGATGCCGTCATCGCGCTCACCTCGTTCCGCACGCTCCGCACATTCCGCACGTTCCGCGCGTTGCATGCCGTATTCAGCACGTGGCGTGCCGCACGCGAACCTCAGGAAGCGCGCCGATCCCGCACCTTCGTCTCACCCGCCTTGCTGCGCCGCTGCAACACGCGATGTCGCACGTCGCAATGGGCGCGCGTTCGGGCGGAGATCGGCTCGTGCGCAGGGCCGTACCCGCCGCTCATCCCCCCGCGCCAAAGGCAATCCCCTTCGCCTCTTTCCCCGCGGCGGCCAACACGGCGAGCAGCACCAGCGCCGGCACCACGGTCACGGAGAGCGCAAAGGGATACCCGTGCTCGCGCGCCACGTACTCCTGAAGGGGCAGATTGAACGCCGCGATGCAGTTGCCGAGCTGGTACGTCACCCCGGGGTAGAAGCCGCGAATGGCGTCGGGCGACATTTCGGTGAGGTGCGCGGGAACCACGCCCCACGCGCCCTGCACGGCAATTTGCATGAGAAACGCCCCGAGGCCGAGCAGGCCCGCTCTCGTGGAGTACGCGAACAACGGCACGATGGGGAGCGCCAGCGAGGCGCAGAGCACGATGGTCCGTCGCCGCCCGAGATGCTCCGAGAGCCCGCCGAAGACGAACCCGCCGATCATCGCGCCGATGTTGTAGACCACCGCGATCCACGTGGCGGTGCTGGCCGAGAGCCCCGCGCCCGACTGCGTCGTGGCCCGCAGGAACGTGGGGTACACGTCTTGGGTGCCGTGACTCATCCAGGCGAAGAGGGTCATCAGCGCCACCAGATAGACGAACCTTCGCAGGACGGCGCGGTCGAAGATCACCTCGCGCAGGGGCGTGTTGGTCGCGCGCAGCTCGTCGCGGGTGCTCGCCCACGCCTCCGACTCGCTCACCTTGGCGCGGATCAGGAGGCTGATGAGCGCCGGAAAGATGCTCAAGCCAAATAGCCACCGCCAGTTCAAATGCAAGAGCGTGTGCAGCAGCAAGAAGGCGAGGGAGGCCAGCAGATAGCCCATCGAATAGCCCTGCTGCAGCACCCCCGAGAAGAACCCGCGCCGCGAGGCGGGAATTTTCTCCATCGCCAGCGCCGCGCCCAGGCCCCACTCGCCCCCCATGCCGATGCCATAGAGCAACCGCAGCACCAGCAGCACCGTGTAGTTCGGCGCAAAGGCGCAGAGAAACCCCACCACGGAGTAGAAGGCGACATCGACCATGAGCGGGATGCGGCGCCCCACGCGATCGGCCCAGAGCCCGAAGAGAAAGGCGCCCACCGGGCGCATGGCCAAGGTCACGGTGGTGAGAAACGCCATCGTCGGCAAGGAGACCCTGAGCTCCTCGCCGATGTCGGCGTAGACCAACACCACCAGAAAATAGTCGAACGAATCCATCGCCCAGCCCAGAAGGGCCGCGGTGAAGGCGTGGCGCTGATCGGGGGTGAGCCGCTCGCGCGCCGGCGCTCGTTCACCGCCGAGCGCGTTCATGGTTCGCTAGCGGGCGCCCCGCGGATCCTGCCGGCAAATGGAGCCGCGGTGCATCACCGGCGCGAGCAAGTCGGCCTGGACCGGCGCGCTCTCGACCGGGATGGCCGCCCGCCCGTAAAAGCCAATCCGGCGCTGGATCTCCGGGTGCAAGAAATACGCGCCGGCGACGATCTCGGCCAGCGCCGCGAAGGCGAGCGGATGTTGCTCACGCAACCATTGAGCTGCGCGGGCCGGGTGGTCGATGGCCGCCGAGCACGCGAGCGCCTCCCGCAGCGGCGGCGCGAGATCGGGCCGCGCCGCGAGCACGGCATCGACCCCTGCGCCGGCGATGTCGGTGGCGCTGGCGGCGGGCATCTCGCCGTCTGCCGGGATCAAGGCGTCGGCGAGCGCCTCGAGCCATGCGCGCGCGCTGCGATCGAGCCACGCGTACGCTGTGCGATCGAGCGGGCCAGCGGAAGCCGGCGCGGTCGGCACAGTCGCCGAAGCCGGCGAGGTCGGCGAAGCTGGTGAAGTCGGTGAAGCCGGCGGGACGAGCGGGACGAGCGGCATCATGCGGGCACCCTTTGTGTGCGACGTTCCGAGATCATATGCTCCGTGCAGCGCAGCGCCAGCGCGCAGATGGTGGCCGTCGGGTTCATGCCCGAGGAGGTCGGCCAGATGCTGCCATCCATGATGTACAGAT contains these protein-coding regions:
- a CDS encoding cyclic nucleotide-binding domain-containing protein gives rise to the protein MRFVDPIDRFLFLRKVPLLGTLPQERLATFSEHMTEVFFPAGTVFQHDGETIEHLRIIVEGEAEGFVATGETWKLPRHAVLGAFEFFAGASRQSVRTTRDTVMLEIPTGVLHGILEDDFDVVVHIFRGLTRVLLNFIHSYPFDELLQDLASPPNPPQLPTDPDPVEQMLILRQVIIFTQASIDGLAALGRTTTLVRIPAGADLWKAGDEASWGGVIISGAVTSTRIRPGGDALHFHLGRLAPLGLIEILAQRPRWFDACAAEDLVLLRIDLDDLYDTLEDHFDMTMACLASLANGALTVFERVGRARMEQVRGDAPRSISLEDDYSEGPPPS
- a CDS encoding cytochrome P450, producing the protein MTASKSATGTGRIETDSVAARAGRDGAAGRATAHEPLSFLDRVFPSAGEAIWLPGQKLCIANADAARAILANAEGAYEEHSDFFRTRRGTFGPRAAQVAIGGSARALLTAHRTAHAGRLGDAVRMLAPVSEWPDAGNRLVYAHLAEALLSPARSGSRSRWSSRGRSNAPARSSSPPSPLRRTLDDVVARAVLAGARERQSRLGRAVLRFRVAMELGRALEESRKGTGEPADLLDVVARGAPPDAAISDLVEVYLSFVFAIAGSVGFTLGWSVYLLGTHPDVRAEPAWIVREALRLWPVAWMLARRPARTHDVLGVRVTPKDYVVVCPYLVHRNPKYWDEPRRFRPQRWASPETKRAFMPFGFGPHACAAGSLSMQLVEDILRILAGDYALTAETIDPRPHIGPALAPPRFALHLRRRSGPR
- a CDS encoding MFS transporter; translated protein: MNALGGERAPARERLTPDQRHAFTAALLGWAMDSFDYFLVVLVYADIGEELRVSLPTMAFLTTVTLAMRPVGAFLFGLWADRVGRRIPLMVDVAFYSVVGFLCAFAPNYTVLLVLRLLYGIGMGGEWGLGAALAMEKIPASRRGFFSGVLQQGYSMGYLLASLAFLLLHTLLHLNWRWLFGLSIFPALISLLIRAKVSESEAWASTRDELRATNTPLREVIFDRAVLRRFVYLVALMTLFAWMSHGTQDVYPTFLRATTQSGAGLSASTATWIAVVYNIGAMIGGFVFGGLSEHLGRRRTIVLCASLALPIVPLFAYSTRAGLLGLGAFLMQIAVQGAWGVVPAHLTEMSPDAIRGFYPGVTYQLGNCIAAFNLPLQEYVAREHGYPFALSVTVVPALVLLAVLAAAGKEAKGIAFGAGG
- a CDS encoding cytochrome P450 → MTSSHERMDTTVRDLRDRSHAEGGLFWTPRGELAVFDPSAAQTANTTNFRDLTLPDRLVDLVRGRRSPRVSWRDVRAAWYPQLRRLSEPPSIAQLAQRMEALLDARLGRELDLVWAAQEVATYALLPTVIAGLSRDERARVQRDQAMKLERLLALRAEPESAWRSMQRVLVQVRAGRIVRRELARRARGKSPRQLDLTDPMVDMLPVLGMDRAAYAITTVLTAVSGPPGAVAACLLHAIAHHPTWAARLQAELAPLAPSAFYAAPARTAPVTHRFVKEALRMWSAPAILTRVARAPIDVGAFHLEPGQAFQVSPYIVHRDPKHWNDPDTFDPDRWSNEADHAGRYVPFGWSPTACIGAQLGTIQLALFAYLATTRYRIELASEAASTIVPSAVPLPIDFRGTIARRAM